In Desulfobacter hydrogenophilus, the genomic stretch CGCAAAGGCACAAAGAAAACCCAAATTTGGTGTACGGGCTTATAATAGGTGCCCTTTATGCGGTAGACCACGTGCATTTATTAGAAAAGCTGGTATTTGCAGAATCTGTTTTAGAACGCTTGCCTCACAGGGTAAACTGCCGGGTGTAACCAAGTCTTCTTGGTAGTGTATTCAGATTCTAACGATTATTTAAATATCAGCGTATTTAAGGAGATTTTCAAATGGCAACTAGTGATCCCATTGCAGACATGCTGACCATAATCAGAAATGGTGGTAAGGCCGGTCTGTCCAAGGTGGATATCCCCGGATCAAAGATTAAACTTGAAATGGTGCGGGTGCTGAAGGAACAAGGGTATATCAAAGATTATAAATTTCTTGAAAACGAGACCCAGGGGGTTCTTCGGGTGGCCCTGAAATATGTTTCAGAAGGCGAACCAACTATTTTTGGTATACAGCGTGTCAGCAAACCCTCTTGCAGGGTGTACGCTAAATCAAAAAATATCAAGCCGGTATTAAATGGCTTAGGTATTTCCATCATTTCCACTTCTAAGGGGTTGATGACCGACAAGCAGGCAAAAGAAGCAAAGGTCGGCGGTGAAATTCTTTGTAACGTTTGGTAAGACAGGAGCTATAAGATGTCTAGAATAGGAAAAAAGCCGGTTCAGCTTCCAGATAAGGTTCAGATCACCCTTGATGGCGATATCATCAATGTCAAAGGGCCTAAAGGCAGTCTTGACCGCAAGCTGCATCCGGCAGTTAATATTGTAATTGATAACCAGGTGTTGAGTGTGTCTACCGACACCTCAGATAAGAAAAAAATGGCGTTACAGGGGCTTTTCAGGTCTCTTA encodes the following:
- the rpsH gene encoding 30S ribosomal protein S8, with the protein product MATSDPIADMLTIIRNGGKAGLSKVDIPGSKIKLEMVRVLKEQGYIKDYKFLENETQGVLRVALKYVSEGEPTIFGIQRVSKPSCRVYAKSKNIKPVLNGLGISIISTSKGLMTDKQAKEAKVGGEILCNVW
- a CDS encoding type Z 30S ribosomal protein S14, with the protein product MAKKALIAKAQRKPKFGVRAYNRCPLCGRPRAFIRKAGICRICFRTLASQGKLPGVTKSSW